From Geomonas agri, one genomic window encodes:
- a CDS encoding methyl-accepting chemotaxis protein → MKVSIVKKITSLIIIIVITAVTVTTYISLTQMRQEMVRVATASQESRINTFWELLRQKGELKIVGNRLMAGDYAINGNNELPDKVAKICGGTATIFMNDERVATNVIKEDGSRAVGTKLQGPAFDAVFRKGESYRGVAPILNVPYFTAYDPILDEEGHVIGALYVGVKTADFLQSFEHTRTVVISLAIGFTLLASCIAAWFTRMLLFPLGKAVSITEAVAEGDLTVTIPAGGGDEAGKLLGSLKTMVAGLCGMISRLAGSAAALQGISGRLASEAVHAVAAAKHQQDKVTEASAYVRTIADKAEEIQNGTQRLAQAASESSSAILEMTASTDEVALNAGRLTNLVAEVTAAMMQSASATSEIGEHTGSLVSSSLSTASSILEMEAATNSVKGNALLTAEVAEGVEADALKGVEAMRAMRQGMSDIRASSGVTNQVIATLTSRTHEIGVISSVIDDIAKRTSLLALNASIIAAQAGAHGKPFGVVAEEIKMLASSTANSTNEIAALIAAVQLETEHAVKAIKEADQRIAAGEELSSRSSAALEKIVSGVSSARSHVGGIALATAEQAKGTSLIREAMDRVTHMTEKIERAIREQAGAKEAIMLAAEEMRELATQFHSATREQSKVGRAISDSILDVSEMSRKIEAACAVQAQENQQIAAAVAEIHSDADRCLQAAAQLEAGASDLASQVDVLQQGAGAFRLQGETAARG, encoded by the coding sequence GTGAAAGTAAGTATTGTAAAAAAGATCACATCCCTGATTATCATCATCGTCATCACGGCGGTGACCGTCACGACATATATATCTCTGACACAGATGAGGCAGGAGATGGTGCGCGTGGCAACGGCGTCGCAAGAGAGCAGGATCAACACCTTTTGGGAGCTTTTGAGACAGAAAGGGGAGCTGAAGATCGTCGGCAATCGCCTCATGGCCGGCGACTACGCCATCAATGGCAACAACGAACTCCCCGACAAGGTGGCCAAGATCTGCGGCGGGACCGCGACCATATTCATGAACGATGAGCGGGTGGCCACCAACGTCATCAAGGAGGATGGCAGCCGGGCGGTGGGGACCAAACTGCAAGGGCCGGCCTTCGACGCGGTGTTCCGCAAGGGAGAGTCCTACCGCGGCGTTGCCCCCATCCTCAATGTCCCCTATTTTACTGCCTATGATCCCATTCTTGACGAGGAGGGCCACGTCATCGGCGCGCTTTACGTTGGAGTGAAGACCGCCGACTTCCTGCAGTCCTTCGAGCATACCCGGACCGTGGTGATCTCCCTTGCCATCGGCTTTACCCTGCTGGCCAGTTGCATCGCGGCCTGGTTCACCAGAATGCTGCTCTTCCCGCTGGGCAAGGCGGTGTCCATAACGGAGGCCGTGGCGGAAGGGGACCTCACCGTGACCATCCCGGCGGGCGGGGGAGACGAGGCGGGCAAGCTGCTGGGGTCGCTGAAGACGATGGTCGCCGGGTTGTGCGGCATGATCAGCCGACTTGCCGGCTCGGCCGCCGCGCTACAAGGGATCTCCGGGCGGCTGGCATCGGAAGCGGTGCATGCCGTGGCAGCCGCCAAGCACCAGCAGGACAAGGTGACCGAGGCCTCGGCCTACGTGCGGACCATCGCCGACAAGGCGGAAGAGATCCAGAACGGGACCCAGCGGCTGGCCCAGGCGGCCTCCGAGTCTTCCTCGGCTATTCTGGAGATGACTGCCAGCACCGACGAGGTGGCATTGAACGCGGGGCGACTGACCAACCTGGTTGCCGAGGTGACCGCGGCCATGATGCAGAGCGCTTCCGCCACCAGCGAGATCGGCGAGCACACCGGGTCGCTGGTCTCCTCGTCGCTTTCCACCGCATCCTCGATCCTTGAGATGGAAGCGGCCACCAACAGCGTCAAGGGGAACGCGCTTTTGACCGCCGAGGTGGCCGAAGGGGTCGAGGCGGACGCACTGAAAGGGGTGGAGGCGATGCGGGCCATGCGCCAGGGAATGAGCGACATCCGCGCCTCCTCCGGCGTCACCAACCAAGTCATCGCGACGCTCACCTCCAGGACTCACGAGATCGGGGTCATCTCCTCGGTTATCGACGATATCGCCAAGAGGACCTCGCTGCTCGCCCTCAACGCCAGCATCATCGCGGCCCAGGCCGGCGCACACGGCAAGCCCTTCGGCGTTGTGGCCGAGGAGATCAAGATGCTCGCATCGAGCACTGCCAACTCCACCAACGAGATCGCCGCCCTGATCGCGGCGGTGCAGCTGGAGACCGAGCACGCGGTGAAGGCGATCAAGGAGGCAGATCAGCGCATCGCGGCGGGCGAGGAGCTGAGTTCACGTTCCAGCGCGGCGCTGGAAAAGATCGTCAGCGGCGTCTCCAGCGCCCGCAGCCATGTCGGCGGCATTGCGCTGGCCACCGCCGAGCAGGCCAAGGGGACCAGCCTGATCCGCGAGGCCATGGACCGGGTCACCCATATGACCGAGAAGATCGAAAGGGCCATCAGGGAACAGGCGGGAGCCAAGGAGGCGATCATGCTGGCAGCGGAGGAGATGAGGGAGCTGGCGACGCAGTTCCACAGCGCCACCCGCGAGCAGAGCAAGGTGGGACGCGCGATATCGGACTCGATCCTCGACGTGAGCGAGATGTCCAGGAAGATCGAAGCGGCCTGCGCGGTGCAGGCGCAGGAGAACCAGCAGATAGCGGCGGCGGTGGCCGAGATCCACTCCGATGCCGACCGCTGCCTACAGGCTGCGGCACAGTTGGAGGCCGGCGCCAGCGATCTCGCCAGCCAGGTGGACGTGCTGCAGCAGGGAGCGGGTGCATTCCGGCTCCAGGGCGAGACGGCGGCCCGCGGCTAA
- a CDS encoding glycosyltransferase family 61 protein, producing MTGLSKTDAKRCQQLLRFIASDLLGPVSGRMPKSSIESLEKASYHTNVQQHILDIVPVAQACIVKHEVTAKLPPFIRTEAVFGKKNLYLLHNATVSPHSGMAWIRNRIIEESVGSLRRIMDWGDVLHEPLLSARELRVPEPVVVCHPGTYYHWLLEVLPNVLYAVATFPDVKIVLPENPPRYVMEGLATALGPDVQHSFLFCSGPIRVERLVVPQYHTQPEFTPPQVLELLRSAVKAQVVPQGHSSTRGDRTDARIYVSRQKSRRRLAGEAELEARLRERGFTVLHCEELSFAEQVRAFHQAEVVVGCHGAGLSNLAWCDSPCRVVEIFPRNYILDCFAWLSFSHGLDYRHVICDTGHRIDEAAMSAVIAAVQ from the coding sequence ATGACGGGTTTAAGCAAAACAGACGCTAAAAGGTGCCAGCAGCTGCTGCGTTTCATTGCCAGCGACCTGCTCGGGCCGGTTTCCGGCAGGATGCCCAAGTCGAGCATCGAGTCGCTGGAGAAAGCTTCATACCACACCAACGTGCAGCAGCACATCCTGGACATCGTCCCGGTGGCCCAGGCGTGCATCGTCAAGCACGAGGTCACCGCCAAACTCCCCCCATTCATACGAACCGAGGCCGTCTTCGGCAAAAAAAACCTGTACCTGCTGCATAACGCCACCGTCTCGCCCCACTCCGGCATGGCCTGGATCCGCAACAGGATCATCGAGGAGAGCGTGGGCTCCCTGCGCCGCATCATGGACTGGGGGGACGTGCTGCACGAACCTCTGCTGTCGGCAAGGGAACTGCGCGTCCCCGAACCGGTGGTCGTCTGCCATCCCGGCACCTACTACCATTGGCTCCTCGAGGTCCTGCCCAACGTCCTCTATGCCGTCGCCACATTCCCCGACGTGAAGATCGTGCTGCCGGAAAACCCTCCGCGCTACGTTATGGAGGGGTTGGCCACCGCGCTAGGTCCCGATGTGCAGCACAGCTTCCTGTTCTGCTCCGGGCCGATCCGGGTGGAGCGGCTGGTGGTGCCGCAGTATCACACCCAGCCTGAGTTCACCCCGCCCCAGGTGCTGGAGCTGTTGCGGTCGGCGGTAAAGGCCCAGGTGGTTCCGCAAGGGCACTCCAGCACTAGAGGGGACCGCACCGACGCCAGGATCTACGTGTCGCGGCAGAAAAGCAGGCGCCGCCTCGCTGGCGAGGCCGAACTCGAGGCGAGACTGCGGGAGAGAGGCTTCACCGTACTGCATTGCGAAGAACTTTCCTTCGCGGAACAGGTCCGCGCCTTCCACCAGGCGGAGGTCGTGGTGGGGTGCCACGGCGCCGGCCTCAGCAACCTCGCTTGGTGCGATTCCCCCTGCCGGGTGGTGGAGATCTTCCCGAGAAACTACATCCTCGACTGCTTCGCCTGGCTCAGCTTCAGCCACGGCCTTGATTACCGCCATGTCATCTGCGACACAGGACACAGGATTGACGAAGCGGCTATGTCCGCTGTTATCGCGGCAGTACAGTGA
- a CDS encoding transporter has translation MKKMVLAVLGGILMTTANAHAEHKLLVTDVLDKKQVEAQALFEYSHLKGDVTILGDSGKRTVNATESLYSVGVGLGHGLEVSASVPYIFSERDKVELDGFEPEYGKTDGFGDLALEAKYRLLGGEEAPYTVVAGLGLKFDTAGEAGTGTTNVSPFIAASANLGHHNTPYAIYRATIRNHDEYDTHTVSVGFEKELNHTVTLDAKVDANFNTATRDVTANEDFNFEVSSYVQLAHNFYVLPSVAYVVSTDVRSKDNALRAGSADGIRAGFSLYYLF, from the coding sequence ATGAAAAAGATGGTTTTGGCAGTACTGGGCGGGATACTCATGACAACGGCCAACGCACATGCGGAGCACAAACTGCTGGTAACGGACGTCCTCGACAAGAAGCAGGTCGAGGCACAGGCTCTGTTCGAGTATTCCCACCTCAAAGGAGACGTAACTATTCTCGGTGATTCCGGGAAGCGCACCGTCAATGCCACCGAGTCGCTCTATTCCGTGGGCGTAGGTCTCGGTCACGGCCTGGAAGTGTCCGCGTCCGTCCCCTACATTTTCAGCGAGCGCGATAAAGTTGAGCTCGACGGTTTCGAGCCCGAGTACGGCAAGACTGATGGTTTTGGCGACTTGGCGCTCGAGGCGAAATACCGCCTGCTTGGTGGTGAAGAGGCGCCGTACACTGTGGTTGCTGGTCTCGGACTTAAATTCGACACCGCCGGCGAGGCGGGGACTGGCACCACCAACGTGAGCCCCTTCATCGCGGCGAGCGCCAACCTTGGGCACCACAACACCCCGTACGCCATCTACCGTGCCACCATCAGGAACCACGATGAGTACGATACCCATACCGTCTCGGTGGGCTTCGAGAAGGAGCTGAACCACACCGTGACTCTCGACGCCAAGGTGGACGCCAACTTCAACACCGCTACCCGCGACGTCACCGCCAACGAGGACTTCAACTTCGAGGTCTCGAGCTACGTTCAGCTGGCGCACAACTTCTACGTGCTGCCCAGCGTTGCCTACGTGGTCTCCACCGATGTCCGGAGCAAGGACAACGCCCTCCGTGCCGGTTCCGCTGACGGCATCCGCGCCGGCTTCTCCCTGTACTACCTGTTCTAG
- a CDS encoding AEC family transporter: MENFVLIGVFVLLGMLFRRLEAFPKDSAQTLNMFALYVSLPALILLKVPQIVLSREIVTAAVVPWGMLLLSIASVLAAARLWRWDRATRGVLLLVVPLGNTSFLGVPMIQAFFGAAGLPYLIIYDQIGTMIIMVTYGSFILALYGKDGSVQLSAMVRKMLFFPPSIALMVGILARGWAYPDKLAQVLHNVSLTLVPVVMTAIGMQMRLRLPRRVIGPLSFGLAMKLLIAPLSALAVCRLAGLAGMVVDVSVLEAAMPPMVTAGALAVVAGMEADLAVAMIGIGIILSFGTLPAIYWLTRMIP; encoded by the coding sequence ATGGAAAATTTCGTTTTGATCGGGGTCTTCGTCCTCTTGGGGATGCTCTTTCGTCGCCTTGAGGCCTTCCCCAAGGACTCGGCGCAGACCCTCAACATGTTCGCCCTCTACGTATCGCTGCCGGCGCTGATACTCCTCAAGGTGCCGCAGATCGTGTTGTCCCGGGAAATCGTGACCGCCGCGGTCGTGCCGTGGGGGATGCTGCTCCTCTCCATCGCATCGGTGCTCGCGGCGGCGCGCCTTTGGCGCTGGGACCGCGCCACGCGCGGGGTGCTGCTCCTAGTGGTGCCGCTGGGGAACACCTCATTCCTGGGTGTCCCCATGATCCAGGCCTTCTTCGGCGCGGCCGGGCTTCCCTACCTGATCATCTACGACCAGATCGGGACCATGATCATCATGGTCACCTATGGGTCCTTCATCCTCGCCCTCTACGGCAAGGATGGCTCGGTGCAGCTGTCAGCCATGGTGCGCAAGATGCTTTTCTTTCCGCCCAGCATCGCCCTCATGGTGGGAATTCTGGCCCGCGGCTGGGCCTACCCCGACAAACTCGCCCAGGTGCTGCACAACGTCTCCCTCACCCTGGTACCGGTGGTCATGACCGCGATCGGCATGCAGATGCGGCTCAGGCTGCCGCGCCGGGTGATCGGGCCGCTGAGCTTCGGGCTCGCCATGAAACTCCTGATCGCCCCGCTGTCGGCCCTGGCGGTCTGCCGCCTGGCCGGGCTCGCCGGCATGGTGGTTGACGTCTCGGTACTGGAGGCGGCCATGCCGCCCATGGTGACCGCCGGCGCCCTGGCGGTCGTCGCTGGCATGGAAGCGGATCTCGCCGTGGCCATGATCGGCATCGGCATCATCCTCTCCTTCGGCACCCTTCCCGCCATCTACTGGCTGACGCGCATGATCCCCTGA
- a CDS encoding NADPH-dependent F420 reductase: protein MPPQGKQHHKPWQPHAAREYTLVKRELCRRGGTKPADKEDPDMRVRKIGIVGSGHIGGNLGVMLGKAGYEVLFSSRHPEDLQELVADAGPAARAGSVAEAIAFGDVVLLSVPLKAYRELDSATKQALQGKIVIDTSNPYPERDGAMAVEARQDPGGMGSVVARLLPGVRIVRAFNSVYFEDLRKTVNKNGDTIGIPIAGDDQEAVDVAVELARSVGLDPVVVGGLTASKLFDVGTPVYATSASASEIKAKLRIE, encoded by the coding sequence ATGCCGCCACAAGGAAAACAACATCATAAGCCATGGCAGCCACATGCCGCCAGGGAGTATACTCTGGTGAAGAGGGAATTATGCCGCAGAGGAGGGACCAAGCCAGCAGACAAGGAGGACCCTGACATGAGAGTAAGAAAGATTGGTATAGTCGGATCGGGCCACATCGGTGGCAACCTGGGAGTGATGTTGGGTAAAGCGGGCTACGAGGTGTTGTTCAGTTCACGGCACCCGGAAGACCTGCAGGAACTGGTGGCAGACGCCGGGCCCGCTGCCCGTGCCGGGAGCGTAGCGGAAGCGATCGCCTTCGGTGACGTGGTCCTGCTCTCCGTGCCGCTCAAGGCCTACCGGGAACTGGATAGCGCAACGAAGCAGGCGTTGCAGGGCAAAATCGTCATCGACACCTCCAACCCGTACCCCGAACGAGACGGGGCGATGGCGGTCGAGGCGAGACAGGATCCGGGAGGGATGGGGAGCGTGGTGGCGCGGCTCCTTCCCGGAGTGAGGATCGTGCGGGCGTTTAACTCGGTCTATTTCGAGGACCTGAGGAAGACCGTGAACAAAAACGGCGACACCATCGGCATCCCGATCGCCGGTGACGACCAGGAAGCGGTGGACGTCGCGGTGGAACTGGCCCGCAGTGTGGGGCTGGATCCGGTGGTGGTAGGTGGGCTGACCGCGTCGAAGCTCTTCGACGTCGGCACCCCGGTCTATGCGACCAGCGCCTCCGCATCGGAAATAAAGGCGAAGTTGAGAATAGAGTAG
- a CDS encoding fibronectin type III domain-containing protein codes for MSVSDKFEMNHEEMDPPTFVLWLDDAATLQDGHAKIIQKDQWVPGSVQFRAHKELISKEWDRACALNVHSTSELEAAVAAALEDVSINASYLVLRAKQEKDEAWLHNNGYQPKGKPKRVYDRPVSAAALGMKAKNGPGIGEITLTWDKDLAAGSYQLQICKGHPQGDESYADYGFLKKVRIVIGNLERASWYHFRIRSIGHNQNGPWSEPVGIIVT; via the coding sequence ATGAGCGTCTCAGATAAATTCGAAATGAACCATGAGGAGATGGATCCGCCGACATTTGTCCTTTGGCTTGATGACGCTGCCACTTTGCAGGATGGGCATGCGAAGATAATCCAGAAAGACCAATGGGTGCCGGGGTCGGTCCAATTCAGAGCACACAAAGAGCTGATCTCGAAGGAGTGGGATAGGGCGTGCGCCCTCAACGTCCATAGTACCAGTGAATTGGAGGCGGCGGTCGCGGCAGCATTGGAGGACGTGAGCATCAACGCCAGCTATCTGGTACTCAGGGCGAAACAGGAAAAAGATGAAGCATGGCTTCACAATAACGGATACCAGCCCAAGGGAAAGCCGAAGAGGGTGTATGACAGACCGGTTTCCGCCGCCGCCCTGGGGATGAAAGCCAAGAATGGACCGGGGATTGGCGAGATCACCCTGACCTGGGATAAAGACCTTGCAGCGGGTTCTTACCAGTTGCAGATTTGTAAGGGGCATCCGCAGGGGGACGAGTCTTATGCCGACTACGGTTTCCTGAAGAAGGTCCGGATCGTCATCGGCAACCTGGAGAGGGCATCCTGGTACCACTTCCGAATCAGGAGCATCGGCCACAACCAAAACGGCCCGTGGAGTGAACCGGTTGGAATCATCGTGACATAA
- a CDS encoding phosphate-starvation-inducible PsiE family protein: MNRFIDRVEEVIVWTLVLMLLVAVLLGTLGLGRTLFQIIIDSPPYLLIDPKMLFQSFGLFLICLIGLELLKLLKFHVSHHSVKPELVVEVAIIALCNKIVTLDLKETAPVSLLGLAAMIFALAAGYYVFIRHGEEKGQASSRD; encoded by the coding sequence ATGAACAGATTTATTGATCGAGTAGAAGAAGTCATTGTTTGGACGTTGGTACTTATGCTGCTGGTGGCGGTATTGCTGGGCACACTGGGACTGGGGCGAACGCTTTTCCAAATAATAATCGACTCACCTCCCTATCTCCTCATTGACCCCAAGATGCTTTTTCAATCCTTTGGTCTCTTTCTCATTTGTCTGATAGGGCTAGAATTGTTGAAGCTTTTGAAGTTTCACGTTTCTCATCACTCTGTCAAACCTGAATTGGTTGTGGAGGTGGCCATAATCGCGTTGTGCAACAAGATAGTTACCCTTGATCTTAAAGAAACAGCACCCGTGTCGCTTTTAGGCCTTGCGGCTATGATTTTTGCACTTGCTGCCGGATATTACGTCTTCATTCGCCACGGAGAAGAAAAGGGTCAGGCCTCGTCACGAGACTAA
- a CDS encoding enoyl-CoA hydratase-related protein, which translates to MDLKNLLLEVTDRIATVTVNRPSAMNAMTPETLEELQRVVAEIDDSDEIRAAVITGAGAKAFVAGADISLMRDMSSTQARDLALKAHGIYAAIERSSKPFIAAVNGYALGGGCELSMACDIRIASDNAKFGQPEINIGILPGFGGSQRLPRLVGKGRALEIILTGDMVDAAEALRIGLVNRVVPQDELLSEARKLATKIASKGRVAAKLCKEAVVNGLEMDLARACVYEAELFGYSFATADQKEGMSAFLEKRTPVFQDR; encoded by the coding sequence ATGGACTTGAAGAACCTGTTACTGGAAGTAACTGATCGGATTGCGACGGTGACGGTGAATCGCCCGTCGGCGATGAATGCCATGACGCCGGAGACCCTGGAGGAGCTGCAGCGGGTGGTCGCCGAGATTGACGACAGCGATGAGATCCGCGCCGCGGTAATCACCGGGGCGGGCGCCAAGGCCTTCGTCGCCGGCGCCGACATCTCGCTCATGCGGGACATGAGCTCGACCCAGGCGCGTGACCTGGCGCTTAAGGCACACGGCATCTACGCGGCCATCGAGCGCTCCTCCAAGCCCTTCATCGCGGCGGTCAACGGCTATGCCCTCGGCGGCGGCTGCGAACTTTCCATGGCCTGCGACATTCGCATCGCTTCCGACAACGCGAAGTTCGGGCAACCGGAGATCAACATCGGCATCCTCCCGGGGTTTGGCGGGTCGCAACGACTTCCCAGGCTGGTGGGGAAGGGGAGGGCGCTCGAGATCATCCTCACCGGGGATATGGTCGATGCCGCAGAGGCGTTGCGCATCGGCCTGGTTAACCGGGTGGTGCCGCAGGACGAGTTGCTGAGCGAGGCGCGCAAGCTGGCGACGAAAATAGCCTCAAAGGGAAGGGTTGCCGCGAAGCTCTGCAAGGAGGCCGTGGTCAACGGCCTGGAGATGGACCTAGCCCGGGCCTGCGTCTACGAAGCGGAACTCTTTGGCTACAGCTTCGCCACCGCTGACCAAAAGGAGGGGATGAGCGCCTTTCTGGAAAAGCGGACGCCAGTGTTCCAGGACCGTTAG
- a CDS encoding AraC family transcriptional regulator, translating to MPVIPLSMEVSQAGCAAPHAHPRGQLIYASQGVMRVVSGKEVLVVPPSQAVWVPPDVEHEVYFPGEVSLRNLFLERGVSGRLPRECTILKVSPLLRELILKAVIIGESYTPESAGYRLMTVLIDELCQAEPTELRLPMGHDERLQRAIEKMVADPGAIETIEVLASVACTSPRTLARLFIRETGLTFGAWKKRLILQEAIRRLAAGQNVTTVAFDLGYQSLSAFIEMFRQTLGASPGQYLKDSPTNVKCQPW from the coding sequence TTGCCGGTTATCCCCCTGTCTATGGAGGTGAGTCAGGCCGGGTGCGCCGCACCCCACGCCCATCCCCGCGGCCAGCTCATCTACGCCAGCCAAGGTGTGATGAGGGTGGTGAGCGGTAAAGAGGTGCTCGTGGTTCCTCCGTCGCAGGCGGTGTGGGTACCGCCCGACGTCGAGCACGAGGTTTATTTCCCCGGGGAGGTGTCGTTGAGGAATCTGTTCCTGGAAAGGGGTGTGTCCGGCAGGTTGCCCCGGGAGTGCACCATCCTGAAGGTATCCCCCCTGCTGCGGGAGCTCATCCTCAAGGCGGTCATTATCGGTGAGAGCTATACCCCCGAAAGCGCTGGGTATCGTCTCATGACGGTGTTGATCGACGAGTTGTGCCAAGCCGAGCCGACCGAGTTGCGTCTCCCGATGGGGCACGATGAGCGCCTGCAACGGGCCATAGAGAAGATGGTAGCGGACCCCGGCGCGATCGAAACGATCGAGGTGCTGGCCTCGGTCGCCTGCACCAGTCCCCGCACCCTGGCCAGGCTCTTCATCCGCGAGACCGGCCTCACCTTCGGGGCATGGAAGAAAAGACTGATCCTTCAGGAGGCGATCCGGCGCCTTGCAGCGGGACAAAATGTCACTACCGTTGCCTTCGACCTGGGCTACCAGAGCCTCAGCGCCTTCATCGAGATGTTCCGTCAGACCCTGGGGGCATCTCCCGGGCAATACCTCAAGGACAGCCCCACCAACGTGAAGTGCCAGCCCTGGTGA
- a CDS encoding class I SAM-dependent methyltransferase, with amino-acid sequence MADDKEQKHREKVIEQFSQQAVPFTQVPGHYDALQVLLELSGVGTSDEVLDVACGPGLVACAFARHAKHVTGVDITPAMIEQARQRQGEQQLVNLSWDVGNAVPLAYPDSSFSLVLTRYSFHHLLDPQGALSEMIRVCRPGGTVMVADVAIPSAKAAAYDHLELIRDPSHTHALTEEEFEVLFQHSGLVDCRRSAYGVDIELETQIKASFPKPGGDRVIRDMVTSDVGIDSLGINARVKDGKIVYTVPIAVYAGKKR; translated from the coding sequence ATGGCCGACGACAAAGAGCAGAAGCACCGGGAAAAGGTCATCGAGCAGTTTTCACAGCAGGCAGTGCCGTTCACGCAGGTGCCGGGACATTACGATGCGCTGCAGGTCCTGCTGGAACTCTCCGGAGTAGGCACGAGCGACGAGGTGCTGGACGTAGCGTGCGGCCCGGGGCTGGTTGCCTGCGCCTTTGCCAGGCACGCGAAGCACGTAACGGGAGTCGACATCACGCCTGCCATGATCGAGCAGGCCAGGCAGCGCCAGGGTGAACAGCAACTGGTCAATCTCTCCTGGGACGTCGGCAACGCGGTGCCGCTGGCTTACCCGGACAGCTCGTTCTCCTTGGTGCTCACCCGTTACAGTTTTCACCATCTCCTTGACCCGCAGGGAGCGCTGTCCGAGATGATCCGCGTCTGTCGGCCCGGTGGCACGGTGATGGTGGCCGACGTGGCCATCCCGTCGGCAAAAGCGGCGGCCTATGATCACCTGGAGCTGATCCGCGACCCTTCGCACACCCATGCCTTGACCGAGGAAGAGTTCGAGGTGCTGTTCCAGCACTCCGGCCTGGTCGACTGCCGCCGCAGCGCCTACGGTGTGGATATCGAGCTGGAGACCCAGATAAAGGCGTCGTTCCCAAAGCCGGGAGGCGACCGGGTGATCCGGGACATGGTGACGTCCGATGTGGGCATTGACAGTTTAGGCATCAACGCCCGCGTAAAAGACGGCAAGATAGTCTATACCGTGCCGATCGCGGTGTATGCGGGGAAGAAAAGGTAA